GCCATGCCCACCGCGATGCCCGAGGACCCGTTGACCAGCAGGGCCGGCAGTAGCGAGGGCAGCACCGACGGCTCCTTGAGCGAACCGTCGTAGTTCTCCACGTAGGTCACGGTCTCCTTGTCGATGTCCTTGAGCACCTCGTCCGAGATCTTGGTCAGCCGGGCCTCGGTGTAGCGCATGGCGGCCGGTGGATCGCCGTCCACCGAGCCGAAGTTGCCCTGGCCGTCCACCAGCATGTAGCGCAGCGAGTAGTCCTGGGCCATCCGGACCATGGAATCGTAGATGGCCGTATCGCCATGGGGATGGTACTTGCCCATCACCTCGCCCACGATGCGGGCGCTCTTTTTGAAGGCCTTGTTGTGGGCCAGCCCCAGTTCGCTCATGGAATAAAGGATGCGGCGGTGCACCGGTTTCAGCCCGTCCCGGACGTCGGGCAAAGCCCGTCCCACGATGACCGACATGGAATAGTCCAGGTACGAGGAACGCATCTCCTCTTCAATTTCCCTGGTCAGGACCCTGTTTC
Above is a window of bacterium DNA encoding:
- a CDS encoding DNA gyrase subunit A, which encodes MALERNRVLTREIEEEMRSSYLDYSMSVIVGRALPDVRDGLKPVHRRILYSMSELGLAHNKAFKKSARIVGEVMGKYHPHGDTAIYDSMVRMAQDYSLRYMLVDGQGNFGSVDGDPPAAMRYTEARLTKISDEVLKDIDKETVTYVENYDGSLKEPSVLPSLLPALLVNGSSGIAVGMA